From the Gossypium hirsutum isolate 1008001.06 chromosome A02, Gossypium_hirsutum_v2.1, whole genome shotgun sequence genome, the window GCCCTTTCCTCTGTTGTTTTTTCGGAGTCTACAATAACTGGGCCCAATATTTGTCATTCACAAATGGTCACAGCAAGTATGTAttatgatgtgttcattaagttgGCAGCTGAGCACTAGTTTTATGATAAGCTCCAGTTCTGGTTCTAGGCTAACCCGGTCCAGATACCTATTTTTGGTTGAGATGAGCTTGGCCACAAAATTCATACATGTATATCCCCCAAGGACATTTGAAAATTATATGGAATTCACTTCAGAGATGACTTATTTCTAACCCTACAATAATCTTCAAAGTTCATTCAAATAATTCAACTGCTCCCATAAAATTTACAAAGACAACAAACACCACCAACCGTATATGCACATCTCAGGCAAGAATCAATCATATAAAATCGAAAAGCGAAAAACCATCACATCCCTCAAATACCAACTTCCCAATACTCCCCACTCCTGTCTCTATTCAAGCATAAGCAGAACAAAACCACTCACTTATTTGAAATGATCACCTTTTTACTGCGGGTCCCTTAGATATAACAATCTCCTCGAAGGTGCTGGAGGTGCCAATCCTGGAATATCTCTGATATCTTTGTTGTTCGGATTCACAATCTGAAATTTTTCCGCATTGCAATTAGAAAATGGAAATTTTTGCACGGTACCATCACAAACATTGTTAAGACTGCATCTGAATCTCTCTTAATGTACTTAAAAAAACACAGGTACTGAGTggtttaatttactatttaaccGTAACTAGTGACAAACATTTGTCACCTTCAACACTTCCATCTAGTCATATCACAAAAGAGATGATAGAGCAGCTGTATATGTTTAGGGAAAATATCCCTGGAGGTCAAGTCCTCACAAATATCTCTTTAGAAAggctttattttcataaaaacacCATAGCACACCTCACACTTCCACTGTAATAAGTCATTAAGTTTAATAGACTACAAAATTGAAATCGGTAAGGGAAAAGAATACCTTCACAACTATGATGGCTATAACACCGCATAcgataagaaaaagaaatagcaTGATGCATTTATCAGTGGCTACCTGGAGGACGAAGAAACATATTTAATATGGCATAAAATAGTCAAACCGAACAAAGGTAGAATTTAGAGTGCAAACAATCAACTAACCTGCCTACCAATCTCCTTCACCAGCTGGGAGGCCTTCTTAATTGAAAACTGAATTGTATCCAGCTCATTTACAATACGGCCCATTTGATCAGTCTGTATAACTTCTATCAGTATACACATGCAACACAACAGCttgaagaaacaaaaaataataagacAGCTTAATCTAACTTACTTGTCCTTTTAGAGTACCAGCAGTTTGAGTTCCTACTTCAATTGTTTGTTCAACAACCTGTGAATCATAAAGTTAAGAAAACAAAAGATGGCCTGAGGACTGCACAACTGAACAAAAAGCTGTTTCAATTTACCTTTTTTGAGCGTTCAATGGCCTGATCAGTCTCATCCATTGTCTTCATCCCATGATCAACAAGCTCTTGGTTTGACATTGCTGTGCAAGTCATGCAATAGTAAGATAGTTTGATGAAAAAGTACAGTAAACCTCTACGCTGAGATTCTGTTGTTATTAAGTTCATAACTTTCGGTAAAGATAATGGACTAGATCAATTTTCTTGTAGCATCCAAAGTCGAGAATGCTTAGCCTTGTTCCCAAACTGTCCAACATTCAAAGAAGACTTCACATCCCGGTTTTCTAGGCAGTAGTTGATTGAAAATGCATATAGCATGACAATATATAAAATCAACTAAATCGGCAAAATCATAATTGATATGAGATACTTTGGTATTAGAATATatttaaatacatcaaattaaaagaaaaaaccaaTGGCAGGTAATGAAAGCATACCCATCATTTTCAGAACTAGAGTCTTTGATCCAAAGTAAATGTTCTATATAAATCAAAACTCAATGAAGGGTTAGAAGAAATAAGATCTTACATGATGCCATTTTAACATTTTCATCAGCTGTAGGTTCACTGACTCCAGCTCCCATATCAAAGAGTTCAATTTTCTTGTTACCAAGGGTATTCATGTATCTGCAGTTATACACAGAAAGACATTAAaactacaaaaagaaaaaaaaggcagCCACATCCGATTTTAAAGGCTGCACTCTATCACTTAAAAATTGGTTACATCCTACACTAGGAGTACCAATTTTCAGACTTGGATATTCCCCAAACTTCACACCTCAACTgacattattataaataaatcaaattgaatttcAGAAAACTAAAAATCACCATATTCCCTTTAAAACAGGCAAACTTACGTTTTCCTCATAGCTACATACGAATTCAGTTCTTTGATCTGCCAAAAGAAAAATATGGATTAGAGGTCATAACACAAAAGGAATTTATATTAGGGGAGATAATTCAACAATAAACCAATATGATTACCCATTTAAACTCCCTCCACCAAGGGCAATCTTATTTCCTCAATTAAACCCTTTTAAGATATGATAACAAAAAACATTTGCTGACCTCCAGGCTACAAAAACACTCTATCATGCGTACTCCTTTTGTTGCCAACAGTAAGGAAATTAAAGGTTCGAAAAAAAACTTACCATAGACTGCTTCTCATCATTGAGTTGCTTGTTCACTTCGGGAGGATTTTTGCTTTCCTCATCTTTAATTTCACGATCAAACTCCTTGATTAATCTGCAACAACTCATTGAAGTTAGGAAATTAAATATCTCAAATACAATTAGCTTTCCTTGAAAAATGCAAAAACTAGGGCTTACCTTTTACATTCCCTCATCTTGCCAGTAAGCTCTTCCAGCTGTTTGCTTTGCCTATTGGAATCTTTCATCTTATCCAGTCTCTGGAAGCCATTtctgaaagcagaacatcaaagttttaagacatttatcaaaattttagagCATGAACGACAACTCAAAACAACAAAGTTGAAATCTTgtcaaacacaaaaaaaaaaccgaAGTCAAACACTAGTATGCTGAGAAACTGATTGCAGATTTACATTACATGGTAATTAACAAAAATCCCCTTGTAGATTGGCTAAACCATTGGAGCAAGTAAACAAGTCAAAAGTAGAAGAAAGAGGGAGGAACATACGAAAGAGCACGGAAAAGATCCCGGATTTCGCCGTGGATCTGCTCCAACTGAGGACTCATCTGCAACTCCGTGGTGGCCATCTAATCCGCCGATTGAAGATTTTCaatttcccaaaagtatttcagTTCTCCTCATTCAAAACCCCCCAcagtacaaaattcaaaaaaaaaccctaaacactcACTCCCACGCtgggaattttttttctttttttcccaaaattttctctatttttagggaaaaaaaaaggggagaaatttggaaagataatgaaattgaaaattgaagggttatagagagagagagaaaaaacaaAAGTTAGGATAAAAGCAACAAAGCGTGGAATGGAATTAAACTGTAACACAGAGATCGATATCAAGAGAATCGCTGTCTCTGTgtgtcttttattattttattgtttttagatgatttttatttttctgtgaaaatatattatatgattattaTTGTAACTACCAACAGATAAAAACAAAGTATAATGTATCaaataaactataatattttaaaaaaattactattagtattattatgtaCTTCAATATTTGTATTTGTAATATACATACGTTAGTCGGCAGGTAAGGGCAATGTATTTgtatctttttttcattttactacttattttattttagttaaaattgacctcaagtttttaaataaattaaattaaattattaattttaaaaaaatttactgttattttttaaacagaaatattaactaaaatttttgaagtttttaaatataaactacaatttatatgataatttatatgtatttcattttttttaattttatgaactttttattttctgagttttacttttttttaatattttaaaaaatttaaattatttgttgacctGATAAATTAAACAAATAGTGTTGGTTGTTATGTCATTGtcattaaagaaattaatattttaattaataatttcgttaaaaaaatgatacaacttttttttgaaaagataataactaattttattttaaaaaatagaataaaaatcaaattaatagaaaatataaatattgatggctaaaattattattatgcatttatttttttgtatgtaTTCCTTTCCTACTTATTATTGgctaaattaacaaaatatgtcACTTTTTTTTATCTAACCTTTTAGgtcgttttttatttattttgagaaatttacCCTTTTTGGAGAAAGAATATGTGGCAGTAAAACACATCCAACTAGACACACTATTCCTTTCTCTCTCAAAAAATgacatttattatattattttaataaattgttgGGGTTAGGGTTAAAGTTGTTAATTATAGCTATTTTGAAGGGTTTGTAAATAGGTAGATTTGAAGGGTCAggatgtgataattattggaaAATCATATTTGAAAAACGCAACGAtaataaatttaaggaaaaatcaaatttttaaaattttttctaaaacaataaaatggttgtgatatctaaactaataaacatttattcaaaattatacattttcgattcgtctaggatgaacgcttcgatCGAATAGTCTTCTCTACGATCCTCAAACTTCCTTAAACTCACGTCtaccgagtgtgggctcgcttcgaatcataaaatttttcataaaaattactagtagggtaattttgcaatttctctagacttttgggctaaattataaataaaaaaatatctctagaaattttttgaaataatttcttcagagaattttctatgcgaaaaataatgacctaagactctctttatataaaaagaatttagagagttcaactatgattagaCGTAATCAgtttaacattaaattaatataatatttatgaagATTAAGATactcactttaatattaaattaataaaatactattaagataagtattaaatttaatttaatattagatctattaaaataatattatttttaaaataattaatctgAGATCAAATTTTTTGGTAGAGTCCCAATAGGAGTGTAATTTTCCATTGCTTAACCACCGAAAAACCATCGCTGCCGACTATTTTCTGGCTACCAGAATGTTGTAGACACCCCGAGCTAGTTCGGTCTCTATCGTTCGACCTGAGCTAGTGACAATTCGGCTGGTCTGGTCCAACCACCAATTGGACCGTCAGTCCGGTTTCACATGCTAGACCCGGTTCGAcaaatttttgggtcttggtcttggTTTTGGGCTCCCtagcccaatttacgatctcaagtccaattttcaagttcaattacccattgagccaattgtctaacttgaaaattaatttccaaacatattaattttaagtaatttgattaatttaattttaattgatcaaaattaattttctcaaaaattatttagattttccaaattaatttttcaagaaaattatttgatCAGATTCTCTAATTGAACAATTCTTATGACCacacaatttaatttcacatagaataaattgactcaattaaattatttcaaagtcGTAAAATTTACTTCTAATTCAAATGTAGTTTGATCgaacttttgttgagctagcgaagggacccattgaacatatacaattagactttagtaattgcaattatgtccataAACATCAttctgataattcgcaattatttaatcatggagtcagtccacaagaagtaccatgattgaaaatttCTTACTTTATACTTTTTAGGAAAGCTATTCAttcaactgctttgtccaatgtgttaccctcatatgatacttttgattcctttaagttaaatccgttcactcaatacaattcactcaatatcatcctattttatctcattgtcaccattgtgtcttcttaatgattaatatgaccactgtCAACAAATGGCTATGATAAATTGTTTGTTCGAGAACTAACAACCCGTGGttacattccatatttatcaatccacacaatgccaatgagaggatgtcgttaactctttaattaaaCTATGGATTCCAAATaaagtcatgtcatacacaagtcagaGCTTAAGCCTCtatttatatcaaagcacataagttacatatgcatggtcaatgattaactcaggatttaggtaaatcaacatgaatgttacaagtgaattaattcacaaatggattaagaattaattcatcttgggtccagtccaatgtatcattctgccaatgaatacatctgtctctacccgtggagtcaattgctccgatagccaagactagtcatctcctcaaTTAGAATTGTAGACAGTATAATAATacttcttagtatttgaatcaaatgctcactttgattcttttatgggattacaaacttatttagattatctactaaagtaagttgtcttccttgtaatgtaaatgttcttacaatgccacttatcatctGTTTGAACTtcgacaatcaatgagctaatatttgtttttcacaatttcgctatgcatgaaaaatatgaaagaaaaaaatacaaaagacataacaaTGAAACGTgaaatttattcatcattcaaatacatagaaaatagttacatgtttactacgaTATGGGTATATTTCCCAACAATAATGCGCCTcagaacacatacatttcatatgtcatggcGGGATAGGACCATTACCCCGAAACTCATCCTAAAAAAGTTAAGTTTTAGGGTGATAGTACTTGATATAGTCATGGGTCGAAGTCTAGGTGGAGGTTTTAGTCGGTAGCTGTGATGCGGTCATGGGTTAGAGTATAATCGGGGAATAGTTGACGGCCGTTATACGGTCACGAattcaagctttttggatacccaTAAATAATGCCTTATGTATAACATACATAAGATTCATGTCTTATCATAGGGAAAAACGGAGGATTTCTTATGTAATCGATGtaatttttctctatttccaaaGTAACCAGTGTCTTTAACCTTTTATTATTATCCGAAGGCTGACACCGAGATGGACACAAGAGGGCTCTTAGGTGAAGAGCAAATGTTTTGGTACAATAAATGTCAAACTCGGGTCGGCTTGGCAGCGGTTATTGTTATTAATAGATTGTTTAATAACGACAACTGTCGTCACTCCAAAAAGAGCATCATCTTTACTACACCGCAATAGCCACTCTCTGCCTAAGAGTCTTCATGAGTCCACGACAGTGCCGGCCTTTGGATAAGAATGTACCGATTGCTAACAAATGgagaaaaaattatattaattatagcGGAAAACCTTACAGTTTTTCCCTATAATTATGCCCTTAAACTTCTGTATGGTATTTATAATGCAAAATTTTTGTGTATTCAAAAAGTTTGAGCTCATGGTTGTGTAACGACTGTCAACTGGCTCCCCCGTTATACCTCGATCCATGAGTGCATAACGATCGTCGATCGAGACCTTTACGTAGACTTCCACTCGTGATTATACAAAGAAAAATCGCCTCGAAACCCGACTTCTATTGGATAGGCTTGGGAGGTAATGGTCCTATCTCAGTAGGATAGATGAAATGTGTGAGTCTTAGAGTGATATCGCACCATTAACGACTAAAAACTACCTCAAATGGTCGAAATTTTATTAGTGACCGAAATTTTTAACACTAAGACATGTTTTATAATGAAGGGATGAAGAGGCTAAGAGAGAAGATGTTGAAGGGATGATGAAGTATGGAGTGGGAGACCCCTTTTATAAGTGCGGGAAAAGGTGGGTTTGCAAAGTAGAAAATTCCTATAGTTGAAAATGCGCCGCAAGACTAGTGTCTTCATCGAATATATTCATAACGTGCTTAAAATCTGCTAAAAATTCTTGGGGTTAGGTACTTGTTTTTCAGcttttgaaaatgttaaagatGGCTCGTTTAGCAGGATGAGCTGCCATACTGGCATAGCAAGAAAGCTCGCCTAGTGGATGAGCCTTCTCTAACATTTTTGAAAGCTAAAAGAAAGTTACATGACCCCGAGAATCTATGTGAAATTTGGTACACCTTCTAAGGCACTGAATACGCATTCTTCTAATTAAATTTACATGATGTCTGGCACACACTTTCAAGCACCGAATAACGTGTTATTATCGTTATTGAATGAAAGCGCGTATTAAGAAATGAATTTTGAATCACACATTAAAGCGCGTATTAAGAAATGAATTTTGAATCACAACCCTTTCTCATTGGTCTATTATCCTATTAAAGTAACGAAATGTTCGTAACTTAGACACACAACAAATTCATATCAAACATTGAATAGTTCAGTTGTGAGAGGCGTCTGCATAGATTTGGATAATCGTCGAAAGGTTTTCTTGAAACTTTTCATCCAGTTCACATATGATATTGGAATGAGTTGACGAGTGAAATTTGTCATTTACTACGACGGTCAAATATGTAATACAAAAATCGGGGTCGTATTCTATGAAACTTAGTCTGTGGAATTGGATTTCAACCATACAATTAAACTTCATGAGTTACAGACTAGAATTAGAAGGAAAGTAGAGGGTTTGACCCGAGAAAGGGTTTCAAAATCGTAATGTAGATTTCTTGCATCATATGACTTATTTAAGTATGATCTATTTGATGTGAAAGGCGAGGTTGAGTTAGAGATGGTGATATTATCGCATTGCCTAAGTAAAAATGCTGTAATGAAGTTATATGTTGGGTTTGTTGAGGCTGACGAAGCTGACCCATCTTTAGTTACCATTGCGACTAATGTTGGAACTGAAGCTAAAGTAGAAAGTCCTACTATACTGTTATGTGGTGGGTTTATCAATTTGTTATAGAGCTCCTACTATAACATCCTCAAAATAGTAACAGGTAGACATTCTTCGATTTTCGACACTAATTTAAATTTCAGTGGCCACAATCAGTCGATGTTTAAGCGTAACCTGAACCTTGACACTTAGGCACGACATTTAATCAGTGCGTTTGATTTCAACTTCAGTGGATCGATGTCCTGGGGAAAAAATACTTATACCGGAGAGCACCGACATACACCAATTAGTAATCTGGTGCAGATTTTGACAAGCACTTGGGTTACAGAAGAACTGATAACTTACTTCTTACGACCAAGTTCGGCGATGATACATTGAACCCCTTGGTGGAAGATGACAATGAAGGCACAGATGATGAAGAATATGCAGTCAAGGAAGAAGGGGCAGCGAATGTGGTTGACGCAGTGCTATCTGGATGGTTTAGATGTGACACTTTTCTGTGAACCAAAGCTAGTTCCAACGGAGCAAGAACCTTGTGGTTTTGATGACAATGGCTTAGATAATACTCCGGATCCAGATTTGTGATTTAGGGCATATGAACTTTCACCCCACATGACCAACATCGACCTATTCGCCAATGGTGGTTTAGTGTTTCGGTAGCTACTGAAAAGAACACTTGGCATTGAAGGTTGGAATGGAATACCCAAACAACGATGATTTCCTTGTTGCATTAAAGTGGTACAACTTTAGGAAAGATGTGAACTACCACATCACGGAATCCTATTCGTAGAAGTTCAAGAGAAAGTACACAATGTACGACGTGAGGTGAAAATGGAAAATCATGACATCTTTGTGGAAGAAAACCAGACTGTGGATAATAAAGAAATATTCCAGTCTACATACTTTTGTTGCGGCGAGTGCATAATGCGATCTTTACATTTTTTGACATAGTAAGACCTGATcgaggtttttatttttttcaattacgTAACTTTAACCCAAAATTTGCTGGTAAAAGTCAGGATCATCCTGGGCTAGACTCAAACATGATTTTTAACATCATTCTAACAATGGTGAATGCGATTCCAAAGATTCTCGTCCCGATTTTTATTCCAACATCCGTAGCCAGCATGGTTACACGCCCTCGTATTACAAAGCGTAGGTCGCAAAAAAAAGAGGCTATAGATAAGTTGCATCATAGCTAGGATAGTTCATACAACTATTTATGGCAATAATGCCAGGTGCTAGAGCGGTATGTACCAGGTTCCATAACTGATTTGAAAAATGCACCAGACGTACTTCGGCGATCATCTGGTCCTTGGGGAAAATAATATTCCATCGATTCTTTTGGACCTTTGATTAATGTAAAGAAGTTTTCCAGTATTACAAGCCTTTTGTGCAAATTGATGGTATCTAGCTATACGGGAGGTATCAATATCGGTTGTTGATTGTCATTACTTAGGATGGTAATAAGAAGATTTTGCCCATTGCGTTTGTAATAACTTCATCTGAAAAGGCAAATGACTTAGATTTCTTCCTTAGCCGATTACGTCACCACATTTGCTTGCAGCTCGATATATGTCATGTCAAATAGGGGATCGAGGATCTTGTTTGTTATTAAGTGACTGGGTAGCCTTTGGGACTGCACCTATCATAAGTACTACATACGACATGTTGACTCAAACTACTACCAAAAATGGCTTTCAAAAAGTGATTGAGATCAATGCATTGACATGGGTATGTAGTCGTTACTATTTTCCCAATTATGCATAACcatattttgtttattgttttcattCATGGGTATGACTTTCTCAACAAGGTACGAGCTCATCCAACATCATTTCTATGAAATTTTGGAAAACCTGCATGCCACTAATAGATATGGTGTGGCATACCTAAGGAACATACACTTCGATCAGTAGAAGCAATCGTATGACAGGGGTCTACGGTACAGGCACATTACGACCAACTTAGTCGAATACAAAAAATCTGTACTGAAGGAGATGTGTTATTTGTCAATAATCTTGATTGTCAAAGAAATATACTTTCACCTAGTTGCCTTATTTCCAAAGCAATAGGCATCTATGCTAGACAGATAGCAAGCGACCATGTTTGGTGCTAGGATGTCATGAAAGAAATTAGACGGAATACAACGAAAGCGAACACTATATATGTAGTTTGCAACTCGCGTCGAAACTTGGAATTTCGAGTCATGGAGTACGTTAGGCTTGACCAGGACATGTTAGGGGCATCATATCGTGTTCACCTATTGGGAGGGACTTGTGATTGTGAGAGGTTTCAAGCACTTTGGTTCCCATGCATGCCTGTAATTGTCGTATATATGAACTTACAAATTGAGTACATGCTTTATATCAACTATGTGTATAGACTTAAATGCATGCACAGTGTGTGGAGTTTTGAATTCTTAACCATCCCAGATGAGAGAACGTGGCCACCAATGTCCAGCATGCTGTATGAGTTATCGCCAAACATGAACCTATGTCGAGTCCCAAAAGGTCGCTCAAATTCCACTCGGATATGCACCTATATGGATATTCAGGAGAGGGACAACCAATAAAGGCTATGTGTGTGCTATAAAAATCGAGTGCATATGAAGACAACATGTTCTGTATTGAGGGGTACGTTGGGGCCTCAAAGTCGGTAGCGTTCATTTTTTTTACGATATAAATTTGATTACAATGCTTACTTTTTTTGCttaaaaaatttgttattttattgaaACTTGCATTCCAATTGTATTTGCAATTGTATTTACCATTTTCAATTTATCAAGGATTTGAAATATTCAAATTTACGTATAATTTACATCACAATTTAAGAAAGACAAATATGAGTTACAATATAAATAGACCAAAACAATTCATCGTTTCTTTATTGatgtcttttatatttatatcaaaacaagtaaattaaaaatacatcatTAGCATTGTTGAGTCGAATGTGTGCCACATGGTTATGGTTAACTAGTGCGTATAGAATTTTTGCGTACAACTAGTAGTACTGGCTTTTCCATTGGATCGTGACCATCGTCCTCATCTACTTTGTCTTCACCTCTACCTTGAgctcatcttcatcttcatcattgTCTTAATCTTCATCTCCACACTCaacttcatcttcatcttcattgGCTTCCTCTGTGCTCAAGTACGGTGCCATCCTAGCCTCCCATTATGTATCCTCCACTCCACGAGAAGATGGTTTCGTTGATGACCCACCCCGATAAAACAATGATGCTGTGGATGTTTGTGACACTATTGACTTGTAGCCGTAAGGTGTCGTAAAACCCCAATATGTTGGCAATGACTAAGGCGTTATCACTAGCATTGATGATTGGATCGGTGTCGGCATCAGTgatgggacatgcatcgacatcTGGCTTGACATTTGTGTCAACATTGATATCGACATGAGGGTGTAAAATGTAGGAGACATCAGTGCCTTGAAATATGTACCTACAAGAGAGGTAAAAATATGGATGTGCAGTGGTGTGTGGTGTGGTAATTGTGAAAAAAACACGGGGTCAGTGAAATGAACAAGAATAAGTGGAGTGAATTGACTGGGATGTGGAGTAGACAAATGCGATGCTTGTTCAATCGGAGTTGATGACAAACTCGACGTGTGACAGCGTTTGGACTTACGCTACTGGGGAGATCGTCGTTCCCTCTTCTGACAAAGTTGCCTACTACTTACCTCAAGGGATAGCAGATATGGTTTCCTGCGAGTCCGAACCATGGCAAGTACTCAAAATAGGCCACCGTGTTCGATAAGAAAAATAGGCCGTGGATGGGTAAGAATTCCTCCTAGATCCTAAGTATCGATGTATTCCTTGTGAATGTCTCACCAATTATCATCGTTTTTCCCTATAGGTCCACATTGTGTAGTTCATCCATGTTTCGTGGTTGCGACGAAATTTGCTGCCTCCACTCGAAATGGCGCATCACTTGATTCGATTCGTGCATTTCTATAGTCCCGTACACTATCAATTGACTCAGTATACAACATCTATTCAAATTGTAGTgcacaattataaattttattatgtatagaattttattttacaagTCATTGTGTAATTATTATAGGTTGGAAAAAATAAGCAACTAACATTGGCTTTCGAGCGTTGATCTAATAGCAGCCTGATATCTTCAAGCTGGTTAGGTAGTTCCACGTAACTCGGCCCATGGTTCCACCTATACAAGTGATATGTTAATTCaaacttataataaataaataacgtTTAATAGA encodes:
- the LOC107951541 gene encoding novel plant SNARE 13, with the protein product MATTELQMSPQLEQIHGEIRDLFRALSNGFQRLDKMKDSNRQSKQLEELTGKMRECKRLIKEFDREIKDEESKNPPEVNKQLNDEKQSMIKELNSYVAMRKTYMNTLGNKKIELFDMGAGVSEPTADENVKMASSMSNQELVDHGMKTMDETDQAIERSKKVVEQTIEVGTQTAGTLKGQTDQMGRIVNELDTIQFSIKKASQLVKEIGRQVATDKCIMLFLFLIVCGVIAIIVVKIVNPNNKDIRDIPGLAPPAPSRRLLYLRDPQ